In Leishmania braziliensis MHOM/BR/75/M2904 complete genome, chromosome 31, one genomic interval encodes:
- a CDS encoding iron/zinc transporter protein-like protein translates to MRPNVSPAAVERDGKEHSVKDSSTPPKMLSRLKETSLNSRLHDAVGYRSILGNTNTQASFLKASSSHHYSRDHSDEAAAHGHQHLSVAPPPDMGSITRVISAVCMEFGVTLHSVFVGLTVGLTTDSELKPLIVALVFHQLFEGMAMGSRLADAKFRTILDIVLALVFATSAPAGMAAAAIAVSVSPAAMSGSGFVTLVAVLDTLCGGILLYLAFTLLLGDFVADVRHYCADGQRYRIAKKITLFVALWVGMGLMALVGNWL, encoded by the coding sequence ATGCGTCCGAATGTGAGCCCCGCGGCAGTAGAACGTGACGGGAAGGAACACTCAGTCAAAGATAGCTCTACGCCTCCTAAGATGTTGAGCCGTTTGAAGGAAACCTCACTGAACTCCAGATTGCATGATGCCGTAGGCTACAGATCTATCCTAGGGAACACCAACACGCAAGCTTCCTTTCTCAAGGCATCTTCTTCTCACCATTACTCCCGTGACCACTCCGACGAGGCCGCTGCTCACGGCCACCAGCACCTGTCAgttgcgccgccaccagaCATGGGCTCCATCACCCGCGTGATCTCCGCCGTGTGCATGGAGTTCGGTGTGACGCTGCACAGCGTGTTTGTTGGCCTGACTGTTGGGCTGACGACGGACAGTGAGCTGAAGCCGCTGATCGTGGCGCTCGTGTTCCACCAGCTGTTCGAGGGCATGGCGATGGGGTCGCGTCTGGCGGATGCGAAGTTCAGGACCATCCTGGATATTGTCCTTGCGCTTGTGTTCGCCACCAGCGCACCAGCTGGCATGGCAGCGGCCGCGATTGCCGTGTCCGTGTCGCCGGCTGCGATGTCTGGCAGCGGCTTCGTCACCCTCGTTGCTGTGCTGGACACGCTGTGTGGTGGTATTCTGCTGTACCTCGCCTTCACACTGCTGCTTGGCGACTTTGTGGCGGACGTGAGGCACTACTGCGCGGATGGACAGAGGTACCGCATTGCGAAGAAGATCACCCTGTTTGTGGCTCTGTGGGTGGGGATGGGGCTGATGGCACTTGTGGGCAACTGGCTGTAG
- the SCG5 gene encoding phosphoglycan beta 1,3 galactosyltransferase 5, giving the protein MVAGSHRVDDDLEVLDASITLTVEGFRNVLKVVDLLYQGLGLSIAHGVNAEVYEQMKAEERLFFESTDVGAPADHCVTLAQNANATDLKHCWIGGDVVLEDDLEATLAYVRQLTPQNCVVVMQWGDMPSDADMGATAAREEHEESHAEEQRDEDDEEDGDDEGTEDESAEKAAQVEDGSASAEELFLSLPAFAQVRVSKVSRFHKALYQTVKIPEEHVARWQSLINGPYPPELALPSKNPFIATDFTIYSPAAVKEVEEIVSPHAVAYVRRDVGYHRTFKMALRCNVLSPVAYASPLNRLYTRVMHGILSNAITEMAYYATLASLSNEVIFSATGLGFAVEGPSQRLYEFFFAVVRKALSIEVLQGTAEEYATYLEAGVRRLKNVGMDQPYKVLLQMQQKATRHTHYLFSEMIACEPAATYEGYCTFVRQYVESGLLLECFVAGNVRSTEDVRAMLVDPLEDLLEAISVPIPLKAAIPRVRDTYSPRAGDGKTNESVLSSFDVLSMLPSNPMDPNAAVVVDIIIGEATPRVMALTNTAMKLISSSFFNALRTREALGYIVFAQSTVDYHTAHALFVIQSALADVDCVYLLSRIVAFLSAVEAQLDTLCTAEEVSKVKRGLIEALEKMPDSVDGDAQRLEGEYLSVSKFESRQLTIAALSTITEEDVKSHFRQFFFNSRSDSRALALCINSARTAATDLLAVSGNRRIALPGVRSKQEDGGEALSDASEDTTILTLPTFSDGCSCVEITSYASAFEYQRGLSVVKCSTY; this is encoded by the coding sequence ATGGTGGCCGGTTCGCACCGCGTGGACGACGACTTGGAAGTCCTAGATGCCTCTATCACACTCACAGTGGAGGGCTTCCGGAACGTGCTGAAGGTGGTGGACCTTCTCTACCAGGGCCTTGGCCTGTCCATTGCGCACGGCGTGAATGCTGAGGTATACGAGCAGatgaaggcggaggagcgcctCTTCTTTGAGAGCACTGATGTTGGCGCGCCGGCGGACCACTGTGTCACGCTCGCACAAAACGCCAACGCTACTGACCTGAAGCACTGTTGGAtcggcggcgacgtggtACTTGAGGATGATCTGGAGGCGACTCTGGCCTATGTGCGTCAGCTGACACCGCAGAACtgcgtggtggtgatgcAGTGGGGAGACATGCCGAGCGATGCAGACATGggcgccacagcggcacgAGAAGAACACGAAGAGAGCCAtgcagaggagcagcgtgacgaggatgacgaggaggatggaGATGATGAGGGTACCGAGGACGAAAGCgcagagaaggcggcgcaggtggaggaTGGTAGCGCGTCGGCTGAGGAgctgtttctctcgctgccgGCCTTCGCACAGGTGCGAGTGAGCAAAGTGTCGCGCTTCCACAAGGCACTGTACCAGACAGTGAAGATACCGGAGGAACACGTGGCGCGGTGGCAGAGTCTTATCAACGGACCATATCCGCCGGAGCTTGCACTGCCGTCCAAGAATCCGTTCATCGCCACTGACTTCACAATTTACTCACCGGCGGCTGtgaaagaggtggaggagatcgTTTCTCCGCACGCCGTGGCATACGTGAGGAGGGACGTGGGGTACCACAGAACCTTCAAaatggcgctgcggtgcaacGTCCTCTCACCCGTGGCGTACGCGAGCCCGCTGAACCGCCTGTACACACGTGTCATGCACGGCATTTTGTCCAATGCGATCACCGAGATGGCCTACTACGCGACGCTAGCGTCACTCTCCAACGAGGTGATCTTCTCGGCTACGGGGCTGGGGTTTGCAGTGGAGGGCCCGTCGCAGAGGCTGTACGAGTTTTTCTTTGCCGTAGTGCGCAAGGCGCTGTCGATCGAGGTGCTCCAGGGCACCGCGGAGGAGTATGCCACCTACCTGGAGGCTGGCGTGCGGAGGCTCAAGAACGTGGGGATGGACCAGCCGTACAAAGTTCTCCTTCAAATGCAGCAAAAGGCAACGCGCCACACGCACTACTTGTTTAGCGAGATGATCGCGTGCGAGCCTGCCGCCACTTACGAGGGCTACTGCACCTTTGTCAGGCAGTACGTGGAGAGCGGTCTCCTGCTCGAGTGTTTCGTTGCGGGGAACGTGCGCTCCACAGAGGATGTGCGTGCAATGCTAGTTGACCCGCTAGAGGATCTTCTGGAGGCCATCTCGGTTCCAATCCCGCTAAAGGCAGCCATTCCACGTGTGCGCGACACGTACAGCCCGCGTGCTGGGGATGGGAAAACGAACGAGAGCGTGCTGTCTTCCTTTGATGTTCTCTCGATGCTACCATCGAACCCGATGGACCCGAACGCGGCGGTTGTCGTTGACATCATCATTGGTGAGGCTACTCCGCGTGTGATGGCGCTCACAAACACTGCAATGAAGctcatctcctcctctttcttcaaCGCACTGCGCACGCGGGAGGCGCTGGGCTACATTGTGTTTGCCCAAAGCACTGTCGACTACCACACAGCGCACGCACTGTTTGTAATTCAGAGTGCACTAGCGGACGTGGACTGCGTATATCTGCTTTCCCGCATTGTCGCTTTCTTGTCCGCtgtggaggcgcagctggacACGCTAtgcaccgccgaggaggtcTCGAAGGTGAAGAGGGGCCTCATTGAGGCTCTAGAGAAGATGCCTGACTCCGTCGATGGTGACGCACAGCGTCTTGAGGGCGAGTATCTCAGCGTGTCAAAATTTGAGAGTCGCCAGCTGACGATTGCAGCCCTCTCAACTATCACTGAGGAAGATGTCAAGTCGCACTTCCGCCAGTTCTTCTTCAACAGCCGTAGCGACTCTCGTGCGTTGGCGCTGTGCATCAACAGCGCTCGCACCGCTGCAACCGATCTTCTTGCAGTGTCAGGCAACCGCCGCATTGCGCTTCCAGGCGTGCGGTCCAAGCaggaggacggcggcgaagCGTTGAGTGACGCATCAGAGGACACGACCATACTAACGCTGCCCACCTTTTCGGATGGTTGCAGCTGCGTCGAGATTACCTCGTACGCTTCCGCCTTCGAGTACCAGCGCGGGCTCTCTGTTGTGAAGTGCAGCACTTATTAG